ACCTCAATAGCCTTGTTGGACAGGACTTTGAAATGGTAAGTCATATCATACTGgaaattctttatattttttcaacAAAGTGCACAAATTCTCACTTTTGTGAAGCTGTGATTAAGAAGtatcttattttctttttgaaaattGATTGAAATAATTGTTTAAGTATGGACACAAATCAAAATATTGAATTAGCTATTCAACAGTTAAATTGTTGGTCCATATTTGGTCTTTTGCACTAACCAGATGTTTCTCCTCTAGCCTCCTGTCGGTATTCTGCGTTATTTTATGAATGGAGAAATAGGTGAGTAGCCAGACTGTGGTCATAGCTCACGTTTAAAAATGAATTGTCTTTGTCAATCAAGTCTCATTCTTATTTCTACCCAGTCTCAGCTCAAGGTTTTGAATATGATAACCTATACATCCACTTCTTCATGGAGCTGCCCAACAGTGAGTCACGTCCAGTATATGGCACTGTTTAAATCGTGGTACTTACTGTAGGTGTCGTTGACACcttttttattagtttaattaaattcaaattgtACCATTCTTGTTTGATTAAGATTGGTCCAGCTTGCCATTCCAGTCCCACTCCGGGGTTACCCAGACCTGCCGAACTAAAACCCAAGGGAAGGTGTGTATACTGTAAAATAAACTGGTAAACAACCTCAGAATGTTTCTACTGAGATTTGTCACACATTCTGTCTGCCCACAGGAAAATGTAGCTTTCTTCAGTCACCCCTTCAGCTTTGAGGCTTTCTACATGAGCGAAAAAGAGAGTGAAGGTTAGTGTCAGCTAAGGAATATTGTGTTTAAATAATTCGTTTTTTTCtggttattttgtgtattttaattgaTTTGAGTGGATTTTCTTTCAACTTAATTTAAAAGACTGATACTTTCTTTTACTTTAGAACCAGTTCCACAGTGGCCAGTGCTCTACTTCAAGGTTCTTTCTCTGGATTCCTGGCAGCGCTATCGAACTGAAGGATATGGATATGTGCTATTTCCCGCCATACCAGGTATGTTATGTACATTGAAAAGCTGTGGGTTTACATTCAGGGCTGCAGTGAATAATTTTGGCTGAAATTGTAATTTACAAAAGGAATGTTGTCTCCATCATGTGTGTGTAATTTCATATTTGCCAGGTAATCACAAAGTAACATGCCACACATGGAGACCCCTTCAGACGGGGACAGTCTCTGCTATGAGACGTTTCTTTATTGGAGGTTCTCCAGAGCTTGAAGACCACAGCTATGTCCGAATACCAGGGACTTTCAAGGTAAGTTCTTTGGAAGCTCCCTGTATATGATATACCAAaaagttttgttattttcatttctatCTTTTGAGGTAACTAGTAATGgaaaatttttgtaaataaacacagcTCTGGTTGAATTCAGTTTTTTGATCTACACCTGCATCCTGATGTAGTTCAAGTACCATTTGTTTGTGAATATTTTGGAACTTAAACTGTCCATTTTCCATGTCTTTTTGATTAGAATACTTCTATATGTGTCTGTAGGGGGAGAGGCTGAGTCGCATTGGCTTTTCCACTGAAACCACAGGAAGTGTCACCTTTAATCTGCACTGCATCCAGCAAGCCAGGTAAAGGAACCTGGGTAATTGTGACCAATAAACTAATGCATAAATTCCACCACAAAAATGAATCTACAAAATCACAAGCAACGCAGAATCTTTAGAGAGGAAGCTTCATCTTATTAAGTTTAACTGAACTGACCACAACAATATACACTGATATCATTATTCCCATGGTGCAAGAGGTGAATTTCAGAAGCCAGATTCAGGTCATTCAGTATATCAGAAACCCTTCGATCAGGTGAAACTCTTCTCTTGAATAGAAACTTGAATTATTCAGCTTTTGAGTAAATTGATATCTCAGATTTGAACCCATAAATCAAATATCTTATGTGTTCTGTTTTATAAGTGGCTGCAATTCAAATCTAGGCTTATTTACTGTCTTGTTGTATTTAGTGGGGAGATATCTTGTGGCTCTATCAAAAACTTCAGTTAGTTTCTTTATTCTGCAATCTGGCTCATGGCATCCGTTAATGTAGAAGATAACGAAATAAAAATTTAAAGTCAAATTGAAATCATACATCAGTCCTGTAAATGTGGAAATACAAAGTGGATCTTTACTCCTTGAATATGTCACTATGGGTGTCACAATCATACAAACCTCAGTTTTTTTAGCAGCATTTCAGTTAAATGCTTTACTTATTGTTAACATTGATCATACAATTAATTAGATTTCATGTTCTGTAGCTGAATGTGTGGTCTGTTATATCcatgttgtgtattttcagaTCATTTGTTGATGCAGCCAtgttgaagaagaggaggcagaaagTGTTTGACCAGTTGGGAGGATTTAGTCAGCAAGGAGCTGTCTGCACCATCCTGGGTAAACATTCACTCATGAAAAGTTACTCAATACTTCATATGGCTCAAGTTGTAGAGGTTTTACAGTTTGATTATCGTTTTGAATTGTGagatcaacttgtggtaaatatatattgttactaaagtatatattttcctaTGTCAGAGGCCTTCCACAGAGCCAGAAGAAAGATGCAAGACGCCAGAGAAAGCCTTCCCAGAGACCTTATCAACACCACCTCCCAGCTCCAAATTGAATCTTCTACATAGGTGTGAAAATGCTGTAGCactataaatggtaaatggtttggatttatatagcgcttttctagtcttgatgaccactcaaagctcttttgTGAGTCAGAGAGAGGGAAATTGTGTCTAATAGTTATTTATTATCTGTAAAGACAGCATACATGGAGGGAGTGGGGAATAATTGGGGTATAATATGGATTTACATGGTGATTTTGTGGTAAAGGAGAAAAGCCATTAAATCATCACACATACTATTCTTTGTACAGACACTGTGAAAACTGATGTAAcgaacaataaaacatttttttagattttacctgtgtgttttccatagtttatttcaaacatgaaaCAAGCTTCACCTTTGCTTTAATCCAAAACAATTTATATTTTGCCACTGTCATTCATATTTCATACAAATTTACACTGGGATTATATGTTTTGTATAATGTAGTTAAGTGTCATATATGTTTTGTAAACTTGAACAACTGGTGTGTGGTGTGAatgacacaccacacaccagtTGATTTCACAATGATTTTTGTGATAACTAGAGCGTCTTGCCATTGCTTGAGGAGGGGTTATACACACATTACTTTACATTACGCATTACAAATACTGCCAGAGAAATCAGCAAGTTATTGGTTCAATCTGTAATTCATCAGAAAATCTTTAATACAAACAGAAAGGTATGACAGAGAGGCATTGACACTGCAAAGGGTGCTAAATGTGTCAATGTGTGCGTTGTATGCTGTAATTGTTGGTCACACATGTTTGCCACTAAAAGCAATGACATACTGACACATCCACTTCAGTTAAAACATGGAAAAGCTGCATGGTTGCTTTGTAGATTTCTACTTTACATATAAAGTATGTGTAAATTTAGCAATCATTTGATGTAATATAATGCATTAAACTGCCTGACAATACATAAATTCAATATTAGCTACGCCTTGACCTTCAACAAATAGATGTTTCTTACTAGTTATTGCACaagttataatataatacagtAGCTACAGGATATTATAACATCAGTTAGGTACAATCAgtaattttacttttgataTTTTGCAATGAATATTCCTGATAATTCATGTTTCTCTTGTTTCCACTTTCCTCTCGTGCTACATTCATACGCATGGGAAATTATACAACTCTAACAGGTCACGCCCGAGATCCATTGTAATTGCCTATGAATATAAATAGAAATGTAGATAGAGTGCTTGAACTTATTGATACAACATGTGCACCTAAATAACAGTGGAACAAATCAATTTCTCCCCATCAACTACCTGCTGGTTAGGATCCCTGACCTTGTTGTCTCACCGGACCGTTTCATGAATAAAGATATCCTGCAATTCCACTACTCATGGATCTAAGTAATTTGAAATCCAACAATAGCCGTTTATGAATCTTTGCTTTGCTCAAATGTTTACGTTAGTCCAAAATTTACCGACGTGCACAACCACCACTGCCGGGGCTCTAGAGAGAAGTAGTGTAATATCCGGTGTCTTTGAACCCAGCGCCACAATCCAgattctccatcttcctccaaCTGGGCAAAGGGACCAACCTGCGTCTTCCACCCGCGGTTACTGCACATTTCCCGGCTAAAATACACTCCATCAGGTATGTGGGTTATTTGACTGGACTCTGTATTGTGTGTTAATCATCCTTCgcgtgttgttttcatgtgggcCAGTCGGCTGGGCGGCTCGGCACcttcattaacattaacatagCTCCTGTCAGAGGCAATGGAGACTGGGCCGCGAGTCACTTCTCTGTTCTCACGTCAGATTTATTGTCGCAACGTTTCAAGTCGCATCCGACTAACAGAGATAAAACAGACGCTTGTCGGTTGTGGCTAACTCACCGTCGGCGGAGTCTGTGGTTGGTCGCtgttagcttgttagcattGCTAGTCTCAGTGGGGGTAGCGTTAGCGTTGATCGTTTCACTGATGCCCCTAGCACGAAGCGAGCTAGCTCACGAAAGCAGAGTTAAACTAGTGTGGCTGTGGTCAGTGCTGGTTGATGtgatggtgaagaggaggttaaACGTTAAAAGTTAAGTTTGTCGTTGTTTTAACGAGGATATTGAAGATTTATAACTAACGCGAGGTTAAAGAGTTAATGTTTAGGACGTCACCGGTGCGGTAGCTACGTGAATACAGCTAGCTAGGGTAAGTAATAAAGTTAAACCCTATAAGATTGTGTCAAGTAATGAAGCGAACATACTCGTACAGAGAGAGATTCATCATTTTACATGACATATgattgtgtggctgcagagtcTTACCTCCCAGTGTAGCTGTATTTGTTGTAACGTGTGTGGGCGATATGCAGAATATGAACTGATCTGATTTTGACAAACTATATGGtcaaaagtatgtggacactTGTATATTTCGCCCCCACAAATTGTTGGATATGCTCTTTAAAACCCGTGGTCATTTTGACATTGGTACAACACACTCTGCTCCTTTTTATGGTGTCATTTCATAAAACTGCGGAACCGCGCTGATACTGATCAAATGCTCTCTTTCAGACATATGAGCTTTATTGAGGTTGCACATTGATTTTGGGTGATGACATCAGGCTCTGATATTTTTTCTCAAAGTGAGaagcacacatgcatacacacacacttacacatacacactcttgGAGGGAACCGACTGCAGCCTTGAGCTACTGTCTGTGATCCCAGCAGGGATCTTTGCTTAGGCTAAGGATGTCTACTGCTGTGGCTATTGATATGTCATTATAAGGCACTTACATAAAGTACTTACATATAGTAgtttgtactttcttgattattgttgttctgcgtttgtaccctcatggttgaatgcacttattgtaagttgctttggatagacgcgtcagctaaatgaaatgtaataatgtctgattgtgtgtctctgggtaCTTTTACAGCATATATGATAATGACATTAGCCAGGGCAGCATTTAAAATACCCTCCTGTCAGAATATGAACCTGCTATTTCAGATATGAGAGATGGGATGACAGCAGGGCCCTGGAGTTCAGTTAAAGCTTTATCACAATGTTGATCGTTGAGATGTTCAGCAATAAAACCTGATGGAATATGGGAAAGCAGCAATCTCTTGACAGTGGCACATTGAACCACAGAGTGCAGCATATTCCTCTGCAGATGACTAGACTGTATGTTTAAAGTTGTAGCAAAGGTACCTGAACCCACCAACAATGTTTGTTCACTTACTTTTAGCTACTGTATATTGTATTTCCCTCGCAGTTATGATGGTGTTGAGTTTCAATCAAAAGcgagaatactaaaatatttgttgtttgtgtattttttcagttttcacagaAGGAGACTGTTATCAACAGATCTAGAGAATAATTAGAAAAGAGTGATGCCcaatataataaagtatttgTGTCCTTGTCAATTTAGTACTCCAATCCATTTGGAATCTTTACGTCTTCATTTGTAAGGATGCACATGTGAATGACAACATGCAGAGTGGGATGGGTTAAAGGGAAACTTCTTACCCATTTTGCTGATGAGATAAATCTGTGTATATCTTCAGTACAGACTTAAAGGACCACAACCATGACGGACTCCAAATATTTCACAACGAACAAAAAAGGTGAGTATGGAAGGCAGATCGTTAGACTGCCTGGTCATTTTTGTTATCATGGATGCATCTAATCCTTGAGCATTCAGTTACCTATCATTTTCACTTCAAGCGGCTTTAATGTTGGACATCTAATCTGATCTTTTTCAGGGGAGATCTTTGAactgaaggcagagctgaacaatgagaagaaggaaaagagaaaagaggccGTGAAGAAGGTCATTGCAGCCATGACTGTTGGCAAGGATGTCAGGTACAGTGTGAAATATATAATCTGAAATAAACCTTGAAGTTAAATTGTAGGTTGAGCTTATTGCCACTTACAGATTGTGTAACAAGACTTCTTAGagtatatatagatctatagaaTGACTGATTTATCACATTGCTTAATGTAAACATAAGAACAGTCGTAAACCTCAAACTGTAAATCTTTACCAAGTCCTTTTGCTTTGCTTTCAGTTCCTTGTTTCCAGATGTGGTGAACTGCATGCAGACTGACAACCTGGAGCTGAAGAAGTTGGTTTACCTCTACTTAATGAACTATGCCAAGAGCCAACCTGACATGGCCATCATGGCTGTCAACAGCTTTGTCAAGGCAAGTCCAAACATTACTCAAATTTGTTATTCCACTGTTTGTAATACTGCCAAGCCTTCTTAAACGTGTCGACAGCTCCACCAAGATAGATGAATCTCAAATAACATTTTTCCACCTTTTCATGAGTGAGATATTGTGTGTTTGCAAATGTAGCTGGCATAGTGTTGGCAGGCTTCAGGAAGTTAAGATTGTCATGCAATTTTGAGGTGTCTATAACATATACTGCCACCTTTGGCTCACAATAGGAATTGTTTAAAACCCAAATTTCCTTGCTCTCTCTGTTCTCCAGGACTGCGAGGACCCCAACCCTCTCATCCGAGCCCTGGCCGTCCGCACCATGGGCTGCATCCGGGTGGACAAAATCACAGAGTACCTGTGTGAGCCTCTGAGGAAATGCTTGAAGGACGAGGACCCTTACGTGAGGAAGacggcagctgtgtgtgtggcgaAACTTCATGACATCAATGCCCAGATGGTTGAGGACCAGGGCTTCCTGGACTCTCTGAGAGATCTCATCGCTGACTCAAATCCCATGGTAAGTTCCAGTCTGGTGACAGGTAAATGcataatgacttaataataataataattgatcaGCCTATTATTGTGAATTGTGGGCTTAATCATTTGTTTCCCTTTGCTtttctgtgttattgtgtgagatttttttcttttggactgtagtttgtgttttcccaagtttcattttgtattattcTGGTGAGCAGTGTTTCCTGACACCTCTGTGCCTTTCAGGTTGTGGCCAATGCAGTTGCTGCCCTGTCGGAGATCAGTGAGTCTCACCCCAACAGCAACCTGCTGGATCTCAATCCCCAGAACATCAACAAGCTCCTGACGGCCCTCAATGAGTGCACAGAGTGGGGACAGATCTTCATCCTGGACTGCTTGTCCAACTATAACCCCAAGGATGAGCGTGAGGCCCAAAGGTAGCAATTAATCAAATATACAAGATGCTTTTTAATGCAAGTAGTACATTTTCCTTTAATGACTATAACCATCCGGTTTCCTGTCTTACAGCATCTGTGAGCGTGTAACTCCCCGGCTGTCTCACGCCAACTCAGCCGTGGTGCTGTCAGCTGTCAAGGTGCTGATGAAATTCTTAGAGCTGCTGCCCAAGGACTCCGACTACTACAACACCTTGCTGAAGAAGCTGTCCCCACCACTGGTCACCTTGCTCTCCGGAGAGCCGGAGGTCCAGTACGTGGCTCTGAGGAACATCAACCTCATTGTCCAGAAAAGGTGTGTGatcacaaaaataaatgaatcacattttaaatactTAGTTTAAAAATAAGTAGAGTACAGTCAAGAATTTTTCAGTGTTTCAATCTAGAAAATCTGACGTCTTTTTGGGCTCACCATCCTCTTCCATAATATTCTTTCAGTATGAATTTGCTTAGTAGAtccttatcacacacacaggtacaaatTTGCAAGTCTAGCAGGATGCAGGCTTTAAATAATACAACAGTCTCTTGTAGTCAGAGCTGGCTGTGATACAATATCGTATTGACAAACAAAAGCCATTCCTGTATATTAAGATATATCCCAGAGTTAGGTCTTCTGGAGCCAAATCACACCCAACTTCCTcagctgcttgtttgtttaGGATCCGGTCTTTCCACTGTCTAATGCgtaatgtgttcatgtgtgcagGCCTGAGATCCTGAAGCAGGAGATAAAGGTGTTCTTTGTCAAATACAACGACCCAATCTATGTGAAACTGGAGAAACTGGACATCATGATCCGCTTGGCCTCTCAGGCCAACATCGCCCAGGTACCCTCCATGAAACACAACTAAGTAGTAACTTTTTACCAaagtcatttattttctctttgctAAATTATCCTATCAATTATAGTAAAATTATATTCTAGATAATAGTGTATAGGAGTATTTTGCAAGTGCCCCTGCTCAAAAGGAGAGACTGCATGAATATATTAACTTTTCATAATTCTGGTAATTAACTGATGttaagagaaggagaaaatgtaaaattttAAGGTACTAAACtggaagaaaaatattaaaattgaGTATTACAGCTGTTATCTTTCACTTTCAGGTGCTGGCTGAGCTGAAGGAATACGCCACAGAGGTGGATGTTGACTTTGTGCGCAAGGCTGTCCGAGCCATCGGACGCTGTGCCATCAAAGTAGAGGTAAGAACTGCCACCATCACTGTATTTTGAAAATTTCTCATGTGCATTTGAGCATAAGAAACATATTTCACTTCAGTCACCAGAGCATTGTGGTTATAGAAAAATCATAACGTACATGGTGCCTCGGTTTTGTTCCATCTCCAGCAATCAGCGGAGCGCTGTGTCAGCACTCTGCTGGACCTGATCCAGACGAAAGTCAACTACGTGGTTCAGGAGGCTATTGTTGTCATCAGAGACATCTTTCGCAAGTACCCCAACAAGTGAGTTTCCCACTGAAACCCTGACAACtccatataaaacaaaacaatgaactAACTAGTACTTGCACATGTCCTGTCATTATACGCCTAATAACTATTATCAATATTTCAATGTTGTCTAAttaataatgattttttttatagctttaTGTATCACCTAGCCTTTAttatatatcatacattaaagcTGTAAGGGTTTCCTCTTCAGGTATGAAAGCATCATTGCCACACTGTGTGAGAACCTGGACTCTCTGGACGAGCCTGACGCTCGTGCTGCCATGATCTGGATCGTTGGTGAATATGCAGAGAGGATCGACAATGCTGACGAGTTGCTAGAGAGCTTCCTCGAGGGTTTCCATGACGAGAGCACTCAGGTAGGTTCTTCCTAAAAGCACATTAGAGGATTTCCCAGGCAATAAAGTGAGGTGAACAGGAAGTATGGAATGTCCAAGTTGCACaagaaagttgttttttaaatcactaaCTGTTTAATGTTAAACAGATGGAAGTCAGACTATTCAATCGATTTGTCTTCACATGGAGCACACTGGAGCATGAAGAGTGTTTTTCCTGTATTCATTGCATTTAGCAAGGACCAGGAGTTGTATTTTGATAGGTCAGTGAAATCGACCAAAATAAGATACTGTATGATTTCCTTTCCAGGTCCAGCTCACTCTGCTGACTGCCATTGTGAAGCTGTTCCTTAAGAAGCCATCAGAGACCCAGGAGTTGGTGCAGCAGGTCCTCAGTCTGGCTACACAGGTGGGTTACATCCTTTATTCTAAAGAAGTGCAGTTCTACATCATCTTATTCAATTCTGGATGATGTTACCTGTTTTTACCTGGTCTTACACAGCAATGTAAGTATGCAAGTTTCTCTTCTGCAGGACTCTGACAACCCTGACCTGCGTGACAGGGGCTACATTTATTGGCGCCTTCTGTCCACCGACCCTGTGACCGCCAAGGAGGTAGTATTGTCCGAAAAGCCCCTGATCTCTGAGGAGACAGACCTGATTGAGCCCACCCTGCTGGATGAGCTCATCTGCCACATCGGCTCTCTGGCCTCCGTCTATCACAAACCCCCCAGCGCCTTTGTGGAGGGCAGCCACGGAGTCCACCGGAAACACCTTCCTGTCCAGCACAGCAGGTCAGACACAATGATTTGACATAACCCCAatgttatttatgtatttatttaaagggTTTAAAAGATTTCATcagaataaatataaagaaatgcaGGAATAACAAAATGACAGTATATGAAGTGAGACGATATCCTTTATGAATCCTTTCATAACTCTTTCTTAAGCCAATAACATGAAATCATTTTGAATTGTAGTAGTTTGAATTGGAGTTGTTTATTTGCAGCACATTTCAGTTGGTAATGcatgatttgttttgattgCCCTTCCTTTACCAGTCTACTGTTTTTCTCCTGTGACAGCATTGATACAGGTGAGAGCCCAGTGAGCAGTGGGCCAGCACCTGCCATGGACCAGACACATGTGATCCCCAGCCAGGGTGACCTGCTGGGTGACCTGCTCAACCTGGACCTGGGCCCTCCAGTCAATGTGCCCCAAGTGTCCTCCATGCAAATGGGTGCAGTGGACCTGTTGGGAGGAGGCCTGGACAGCTTGGTGAGCGTCGtctcaacacacacaggctctgaCAACACATTTCTGGCCATCTCGAGAATTAAAGTGTTAATAAATGACAATATTTCATAAAAAATCTCTAATTGGATACAGTTATTGGCTAATGACATTTTATATTGAATAGTTCAAAGGTCACTTTGACCTCATGATTGAGGGATGTAACCCCTGTGCTTTGGAGTCGAATGCCACAAACAAGCGGGGCTGGTTAGAAGAGAGACGGATGGTTTGGGAACATACTATTCTACTGTGTTTTTGGACTTGCAGGATACCATCTGATAAAGGAAGAGAACGTTTTTGTAAtgtaggtttaaaaaaagtataaatCAGCATTTTGATAAAAGTTGTTCCTCATTTAACCGGAACAAAGAGGAATATGCCGAAAGGTTCCCTTGGTTggtctctgcttcctcctctgattCTTACTGTTGAAGATAATAACAGCCCATTTTCTCACCATGACTTGGAGATATGATGTTCATTTAAGTATCCTCGTACAGCTAATTAATAATTTCCCTAACTTGCTGTATGTATAGCTTAATATAACAAGACACAAGGCACACTCAAAtgttttgaattattttaaaataaggAATACATTTAGTTTGTTATTATATGAAGAAATTGCATAAGTCTTGTTGTATTTAATATCTGTCATTTTCCACTTTCCCAAGATGCTGGATTTCTTGATAATCTTGATGCAGATTTaggtcttattttgaaatgccaCGTGGAGTTAGAAGCTTTCCCTGAAATTGAGGGCTCCTCTTGATGGGTTGCGGTTGCTAAGaaagtctctgtctctgtctttgtttgtgtgtttgccctATCTGTGTGATGTTTGGATGCGGTCTTTGGggacctctcttctctcctatAGCTTGGGGGAGACCTGGGCGGAGGTGTTGGGGGAAGTCCAGCAGTAAGTCAAGCCCTTCTGTTCGGCAGCCGGCCTGTCTGCATGCTGCATGCTGCATGCTTCCCGAATTTAACGCTTCATCACGTTTTTAAACCTACACTTCTttgtctcacactcacacaatttAATTGATCTTACTCTCAGTTTCTCTGCCGTAAGGTTTTTGCTAATCACTTTATggttgacattttcatttttcctcaCAATCACTAAACAGTtaattgtttctttctttcacataACCTAGGATTTTCAGTGTGATTGCTTGTGTAGATTGTCAAATTGCCTGTGTTACACTCAGATtgtgtgcttctgtgtgtttgctctttgtGATTTCTTTAGGTGGGACAGAACTTCATCCCCTCGTCTGTCCCCAGCACTTTTGCTCCCTCACCCACACCAGCACCGCCGGCCGTCAGCAGTGGCCTCAATGACTTGTTTGAGATTTCCACAGGCATGGCCAACACCACCGGAGGCCACATTGCTGCAAAATCAGTGAGTTCACACAACTCCACTCTCAGCCATAAAtctcttttattctctttcttATGATGTGTAACATACATTTAGATAGTTACAGATGCGTTGCCCACAATAAAGGCAGTAGCTCGAGGAAAACTTTAAAGCTCAAACTGAAAGCCTCTTGTTGTTTTCCTGCATTACATCTCATTGgttatattgtttcttttaatcCAGGTGTGGCTGCCTGCAGTGAAAGCCAAGGGACTGGAGATTTCTGGGACCTTTTCTCGCCGCCAGGGCCACATGTACATGGACATGACCTTCACAAACAAGGCCCTGCAGCACATGACCGACTTCGCTGTCCAGTTCAACAAGAACAGGTCAGTGAGGACAAAGTCAAAAAACTTGGAACTATAATATCACTTTCACTCAAACATCAACATTTCTCTAAAAcagcagagcttttattttgaccacTTAAGTGTCAGGTTGGCGTGCCTCAGAAACGAGGATTGTTTATGATATAACTTTATTCAGGTTCTGAAAGTcaatctttattttgttttgtttcctacACGTAGTTTTGGCGTCATCCCTACCACTCCTCTTGCCGTCCACACTCCTCTGATGCCCAGTCAGAGTATTGAGGTCTCTCTGCCTCTTAATACCATTGGACCAGTCATGAAGATGGACCCACTCAATAATCTGCAGGTACAGAAGGACTCCCTCACATGGAACAAATCCATTTAAACAACACACTGCAACACTTTGCACTTTGTAATAAGAAGGAGTTGTCAGTTATTCCCGATTGTAATACATCTAACTTTCGAACTAATCTGGTTATTGGACTCAAGTTCTTTTTGGTTTACTTGTTAACAGGTGGCTGTGAAGAACAACATAGATGTCTTCTACTTCAGCGTACTCATCCCTCTTTACGTTTTCTTTGTCGAGGATGGAAAAATGGGTATTTACAACGGTTCATATTGTCCTCTACAaccaataaaatattaattagaAATCTTTTGCGTTATTCTCACACTGGATGTGAACCTCTCTACTCTTAAACTTCCACTTTACTAatattgtcttctttttttttttctttcttcagagcGACAGGTGTTCCTAGCTACCTGGAAAGACATCCCCAATGAGAATGAGCTCCAATATCAGATAA
This genomic window from Pleuronectes platessa chromosome 15, fPlePla1.1, whole genome shotgun sequence contains:
- the LOC128457451 gene encoding AP-1 complex subunit beta-1 isoform X3, with the translated sequence MTVGKDVSSLFPDVVNCMQTDNLELKKLVYLYLMNYAKSQPDMAIMAVNSFVKDCEDPNPLIRALAVRTMGCIRVDKITEYLCEPLRKCLKDEDPYVRKTAAVCVAKLHDINAQMVEDQGFLDSLRDLIADSNPMVVANAVAALSEISESHPNSNLLDLNPQNINKLLTALNECTEWGQIFILDCLSNYNPKDEREAQSICERVTPRLSHANSAVVLSAVKVLMKFLELLPKDSDYYNTLLKKLSPPLVTLLSGEPEVQYVALRNINLIVQKRPEILKQEIKVFFVKYNDPIYVKLEKLDIMIRLASQANIAQVLAELKEYATEVDVDFVRKAVRAIGRCAIKVEQSAERCVSTLLDLIQTKVNYVVQEAIVVIRDIFRKYPNKYESIIATLCENLDSLDEPDARAAMIWIVGEYAERIDNADELLESFLEGFHDESTQVQLTLLTAIVKLFLKKPSETQELVQQVLSLATQDSDNPDLRDRGYIYWRLLSTDPVTAKEVVLSEKPLISEETDLIEPTLLDELICHIGSLASVYHKPPSAFVEGSHGVHRKHLPVQHSSIDTGESPVSSGPAPAMDQTHVIPSQGDLLGDLLNLDLGPPVNVPQVSSMQMGAVDLLGGGLDSLLGGDLGGGVGGSPAVGQNFIPSSVPSTFAPSPTPAPPAVSSGLNDLFEISTGMANTTGGHIAAKSVWLPAVKAKGLEISGTFSRRQGHMYMDMTFTNKALQHMTDFAVQFNKNSFGVIPTTPLAVHTPLMPSQSIEVSLPLNTIGPVMKMDPLNNLQVAVKNNIDVFYFSVLIPLYVFFVEDGKMERQVFLATWKDIPNENELQYQIKECHLNADTVSGKLQSNNIYTIAKRNVEGQDMLYQSLKLTNGIWILAELRIQPGNPNYTLSLKCRAPEVSQYVYLMYDSVLKN